A window of Desulfobulbus oralis genomic DNA:
TGCAATCAAGGTCCGCGTCAGCAATCTGACCAAGTACTACGGCGATCTGCTGGTACTGGATAACATCAACTTTGACATCTACAAGGGTGAATTGCTCTGCATCGTTGGGCCCACAGGCTGTGGCAAGACCACCTTTCTGAACTGTCTCTCCCGCTTCATTCCCATCACCACGGGGAGCATTGATGTGGACGGCCAGCCGGCTGATCCCAGGCTGCACAACATTGCCTTTGTCTTTCAGGAGGTCTCGGCCATTCCCTGGCTCACGGTGGAGGACAACATCCGCTTCGGCCTGCGCGTCAAACGGTTGCCGCACGAGGAAATCGAGCGAAGGACCGAGCGCATGCTGGAGATTGTGGGCCTCACAAGGTACCGTGCCTACTATCCGCAGCAGCTTTCGGCCAGCATGGAGCAACGGGTGGTCATCGCACGCAATTTCGCCATCAATCCGGACCTGCTGCTTATGGACGAACCCTACGGTCAATTGGATGTGAAGCTGCGCTACTATCTGGAAGACGAACTCATGCGCATCTGGAGGGAGCTGGGCAGCACCGTGGCCTTCATTACGCACAACATCGAGGAAGCGGTCTATCTGGCGGAGCGGATTTTGATCCTCTCGCCCAAGCCTGCGACCATCAAGGAGGAAGTCATCGTGGCACTGCCCCATCCACGGCAGTACGACGATCCGGAGTTCGTCAAAGTCCGCGATTATGTCACGGAAAGCATCAAGTGGTGGTGATGGGGGCACCCGTCAGACATTGCCGCCGGGCAAAACCCAAGGAATGCAACTCTTAAGCACAAGGAGATTCAGATGAAAATGACAAAAACATGGTGTCTTTTCCCTGTGGTTCTGATGCTGATCCTGGTCGCTCCTTTGCTGGCGTCCGCAGCGTATCCCGAAAAGCCGATCAACATGATCATTGCCTTCACGGCAGGCGGTTCCAGCGATGTGCAGGCGCGCATCATGCAAAAGTACTGGAACAAGTATGTCAATCAGCCCTGGGTTTTCGTATACAAACCCGGTGCGGGCGGTATCATTGGTTTTACTGAAATCGCCAAGGCGAAGGCTGACGGCTACACTATCGGTGGGCTGAACGTACCGCACATGGTTCTCCAGAATCTGGCGCAACGTGCCGCTTTCGACATTGACAGCTATGAATATTTGGCCCAGGTGGTCAATGATCCCCAGTGCGTCGTGGTGCTCAGGAAAAGCAGATTCAAAAGCCTCGCCGAAATTCTCGACCACGCCAAGGCCCATCCGGGCAAGTTGAAGGTGGGACTGGTCGGGCCTCTCAGCGGGCATCATATGATGTTTCTTGAATTCAAGCGTCTCTTTCCCGAGGCCAGATTCAGTCCGGTCTTTTACAAGGGCGCTGCCGACCAGAACGCTGCCCTGCTCGGCGGCGAGGTGGATCTGATGTTTGGCAACATCAACGACGTCATGCGTTCGATTGACGAGTTTAATGTGCTCAATGTGGCATCTGAAGAGCGCAATGCCTTTCTCCCTGAGGTGCCGACGCTGAAGGAGCAGCATGTCGATTTTGTTTCCGATATTCGCCGGGTATTCGCCGTGCCTAAAAACGTGCCGGCAGACAGACTCGCCTTTCTGCGCGAGGTTTTCCGAAAGATCTGTGCGGATCCCGAATACCTGGCCGATATGAAAAAGGCCGGGCAGCCGGAGGAATATCTGGATAGTGAGGCCACCCATGCCTACATCCTGAAACAGGAGGCCAGGATCCGCAGATTGCTGGAGGAAGAAAATCTGCTCCAGTAAACCGCGACGGTGCGGGCTGGGAGGTAGTGGCAGCCCCAAGGCGAAGAATATAAACAAAGTCGGCGTGTTTCCCTTCAGGAGGGCCCAATGACCGAATTCATCCTCCCCTCCCTGCTAAATTTGGCGGATCCCCTGAGCATATTTCTGATGGTTGCGGGCCTTGCAGGCGGCATCGTCATCGGCGCCTTGCCGGGGCTGTCAGCCACCATGGGCGTGGCCCTGATGGTACCGATCACCTTCGCCATGTCGCCCGCTCAGGGCCTGGTCATGCTGGGGGCCATCTACGTCGGCGCCATTTACGGTGGCGCCAATTCGGCCATTCTCATCTGCACGCCGGGCACGCCATCTTCCGTAGCCACCACCTTTGATGGCTGGCCGCTGACCCAGCAAGGCAAAGCGGACAGCGCCCTGTATACCTCGCTGCTCGCATCCGCCTTCGGTGGGATTGTGGGCGTGTGCTTTTTGCTCTTTCTTGCGGCCCCTCTGGCCCGCTTTGCGCTGAAATTCGGTGGACCGGAGAATTTCTGGCTCTGTCTCTTCGGTCTGAGCACCATTGCCGTTATGAGCCCTGGCAACATGGGCAAGGGCGTTGTTTCCGGCGCCATTGGTCTTCTGGTCGCCACCATTGGACTTGACCCCAATGTCGGCGTGCCTCGTTTCACTTTTGGCAATTATGGGTTGATGCAGGGCATTTCCGTTATTCCCTGTATGATTGGATTGTTTTCCTTCTCACAGGTTTTGTACCTTGTCGGCACCAACAAGACTTTTGTGGCGGAATACAATCCGCACAGCGGCACCTTCATGCAGGTGTGCCGGCATCTGAGCGGCCGTTGCAAGGCGATCCTGCTCCGCTCCTCGCTGATCGGTTCCTGGGTGGGCATGCTGCCCGGTGCGGGCGGCGAAATTGCCTCGATCATTGCCTACAACGAAAGCAAGCGCTGGTCAAAGACCCCGGAGATGTACGGCAAGGGCTGCATAGAAGGCGTAGCCGCTTCGGAGAGCGCCAACAACGCCGTCATTGGCGGCGCTCTCATTCCTCTGCTCACGCTGGGCATTCCCGGTAGTGCCGTAGCCGCGGTTATTCTGGGGGCACTGATGGCCCACGGCATCCAGCCGGGATTCAAAATCTTCACAGAAACCGGCACGCTGGCCTATACCTTTATCTTTTCCCAGTTTGCCGTCAACCTGCTCGTGGTGCCTGTGGGGTTTGCCCTGTGCCGTTGCATGGCGCGGCTTCTGACCATCCGCCTGACTTACGTGGCGATCAGCATTGTAACGCTGTCCTTCATTGGCGCCTATGCCATTGCCAACAGCATGGTGGATGTCTGGACCGTGGTGGTCTTCGGTTTTGTGGGCTATTTCGGAGGCAAGGTGGGCATGGATGCCGGCGCCATGGCGCTCGGCGTCATTCTCGGGCCCATGATTGAGGAAAATCTGGGCAAGTGTCTGGATTTGGCCCATTCTGTTGACGGTGGCCTGCCGGCCATCATGTTTGGCGGTCCCATCAATAAGGTGCTCATAGCCGCTCTGCTGCTCTCCTTATCGACCCCCTTTCTTTTGCGCCTGAAGAGACTACGCAAACAGGAGCTGAAGGCCGCGCACCGCTTCCAGCGGGAACACAAAATGAAAGGAGGTGAAAGACATGCGTAAAAGTTCCAGCGACTTTCTCTGCGGTCTCGCTTTTCTTGCCGTCAGCATCGCCTTCGCCCTGCAGATGGGCACCTTGGAGGGCAAGAGTCTGATCTTCCCGCGTACCCTGGCAGCGGTCATTGCGCTGGGTGGATTGTGGTTCATGGGCAAGGGGCTGATCCTGCGCCGCCTGGAAAAGAATCCCCATCCCCACGGCGACCCAGTGGCTTGGAAGCTGGTCACCATTATCGCTGTGGTTTCCATGGGCTATGCACTGCTCATCCTGTGGCTGGGCTTTTTCAGCGCCACCTTCTTGTTCGTTGTCACAGCATCATTGCTCTTGGGCGACAGAGCGCGTGGCCTGTCCTGTTTATTGGGCGTTGGCGTGCTCTACAGTCTGATTTTTGTAGCTCTGATTTGGCTCGTTTTTGTGAAACTGCTCAGCGTGCCCACACCTTCGGGGCTGCTGTTCTGAAGAGCCTTGTCCGTTGTCGGCTTGGCTCCGCATGTGTAACGAGAGCTATTCCCATGAAGTACAGCATCAGATATGGGCCAGGTGCGTTGAGCATCATCCTGCCCGATTCCTTGCACGTTGACGTATTCACCCCCCGTTTCGCTCAACCGCTGGCCGATCCCCTGGCCTTGTTCGCCCGTGCTCTGGACAATCCCGAAGGCGTGCCGCCGCTGGAGGCCATGCTTGAGCCACGCTCCGTCGCCATTGCAGTGCCGGACGAAACGCGGCCCTTTCCCCTGAAAGCGCTCCTGCCCGCCCTGTTGGACCGGCTCTTTGCGGCTTTTCCCAAGCTGGCGCATGAAAAGGTTCGCATCGTGGTCGGCGGCGGCCTGCACGAAGCCCCGGATCAGGCACAGCTTGCGCGCATTCTCCCCCAGGATTTACGTGGCTGTTCGGTAGTAAGCCACGACGCGCGCCGCTCCGCAGTGCGGCATATGGGTTGGACCAGTCGTGGAAC
This region includes:
- a CDS encoding tripartite tricarboxylate transporter TctB family protein, with translation MRKSSSDFLCGLAFLAVSIAFALQMGTLEGKSLIFPRTLAAVIALGGLWFMGKGLILRRLEKNPHPHGDPVAWKLVTIIAVVSMGYALLILWLGFFSATFLFVVTASLLLGDRARGLSCLLGVGVLYSLIFVALIWLVFVKLLSVPTPSGLLF
- a CDS encoding ABC transporter ATP-binding protein; the protein is MQTGTKGTYAKNRAIKVRVSNLTKYYGDLLVLDNINFDIYKGELLCIVGPTGCGKTTFLNCLSRFIPITTGSIDVDGQPADPRLHNIAFVFQEVSAIPWLTVEDNIRFGLRVKRLPHEEIERRTERMLEIVGLTRYRAYYPQQLSASMEQRVVIARNFAINPDLLLMDEPYGQLDVKLRYYLEDELMRIWRELGSTVAFITHNIEEAVYLAERILILSPKPATIKEEVIVALPHPRQYDDPEFVKVRDYVTESIKWW
- a CDS encoding tripartite tricarboxylate transporter substrate binding protein — its product is MKMTKTWCLFPVVLMLILVAPLLASAAYPEKPINMIIAFTAGGSSDVQARIMQKYWNKYVNQPWVFVYKPGAGGIIGFTEIAKAKADGYTIGGLNVPHMVLQNLAQRAAFDIDSYEYLAQVVNDPQCVVVLRKSRFKSLAEILDHAKAHPGKLKVGLVGPLSGHHMMFLEFKRLFPEARFSPVFYKGAADQNAALLGGEVDLMFGNINDVMRSIDEFNVLNVASEERNAFLPEVPTLKEQHVDFVSDIRRVFAVPKNVPADRLAFLREVFRKICADPEYLADMKKAGQPEEYLDSEATHAYILKQEARIRRLLEEENLLQ
- a CDS encoding tripartite tricarboxylate transporter permease, with translation MTEFILPSLLNLADPLSIFLMVAGLAGGIVIGALPGLSATMGVALMVPITFAMSPAQGLVMLGAIYVGAIYGGANSAILICTPGTPSSVATTFDGWPLTQQGKADSALYTSLLASAFGGIVGVCFLLFLAAPLARFALKFGGPENFWLCLFGLSTIAVMSPGNMGKGVVSGAIGLLVATIGLDPNVGVPRFTFGNYGLMQGISVIPCMIGLFSFSQVLYLVGTNKTFVAEYNPHSGTFMQVCRHLSGRCKAILLRSSLIGSWVGMLPGAGGEIASIIAYNESKRWSKTPEMYGKGCIEGVAASESANNAVIGGALIPLLTLGIPGSAVAAVILGALMAHGIQPGFKIFTETGTLAYTFIFSQFAVNLLVVPVGFALCRCMARLLTIRLTYVAISIVTLSFIGAYAIANSMVDVWTVVVFGFVGYFGGKVGMDAGAMALGVILGPMIEENLGKCLDLAHSVDGGLPAIMFGGPINKVLIAALLLSLSTPFLLRLKRLRKQELKAAHRFQREHKMKGGERHA